GCCGTAGCCCCCGCCGCCGGGGGTGCGCAGGACGAGCACGTCGCCGGGGCCGACCCGGGTGGTCGCGGCGCCGTCGAGGCGCTCCACGGTGCCGTCGGCGCGTTCGACGAGGTTCTCGCCGAGCGCGCCCGGCGCGCCTCCCGCCATCCCGTACGGCGGCACCCGCCGGTGGCCGGTGAGGAGGGTGACGGTCAGCGGTTGCAGGAACCGGAGCCGACGCTCCACGCCGTCGCCGCCGCGCCAGCGGCCCCGGCCGCCGCTGCCCTCGCGGACGGCGAAGGCGTCGACGCGGACGGGGTGGCGCCACTCCAGGATCTCGGGGTCGGTGAGGCGGGAGTTGGTCATGTGGGTCTGGACGGCGTCGGCGCCGTCGAAGCCGTCGCCCGCGCCGGATCCGCTGGCGACGGTCTCGTAGTACTGGACGCGGTCGTCGCCGAAGGTGACGTTGTTCATGGTGCCGGAGCCCTCGGCCTGGACGCCGAGGGCCGCGTACAGGGCTCCGGTGACGGCCTGGGAGGTCTCGACGTTCCCGGCGACGGTGGCGGCCGGCGGTTCGGGGGCGAGCATGGAGCCGGGCGGGACCCGGATCTCCAGGGGTGCCAGGCAGCCGCTGTTGAGGGGGATGGACTCGTCGACCAGGGTGCGGAAGACGTACAGGACGGCGGCCATGACGACGGCGGTGGGGGCGTTGGCGTTCCCGGGGAGCTGGGGCGAGGTGCCGGTGAAGTCGAGGACGGCGGAGCGCCGTTCGCGGTCGACGCGGACGGCGACCTGGATGACGGCCCCGGAGTCGGTCTCGTACCGGTGGGTGCCGTCCTTCAGGCGGGCGACGATCCGGCGGACGGACTCCTCCGCGTTGGCCCGCACGTGGCGCATGTACGCCTGGACGGCGTCGAGTCCGAACTCGGCGACGGCCTTGCGGAGTTCCCCGATGCCCTTCTCGTTGGCGGCGATCTGGGCGCGGAGGTCGGCGAGGTTGGTGTCGGGGTCGCGGGACGGGTGCGGGGCACCGGTGAGGAGGGCGCGGGTCTCGGCCTCGCGGAGCCTGCCGCCGCGGACCAGGAGCCAGTTGTCGAAGCGGACGCCCTCCTCGTCGATCGTGCGGCTGAAGGCGGGCATGGAGCCGGGGGTGATGCCGCCGATCTCCGCGTGGTGGCCGCGGGAGGCGACGAGGAAGAGGAGTTCGTCCCCCTCCTCGTCGAACACGGGGGTGACGACGGTGACGTCCGGCAGGTGGGTGCCGCCGTGGTAGGGGTCGTTGACGGCGTAGACGTCGCCGGGGCGCAGGTCGTCGGCGCGGCGGCGCAGGACCTCCTTGACGGTCTCGCCCATGGAGCCGAGGTGGACGGGGATGTGGGGGGCGTTGGCGACGAGGTTGCCGTCGGCGTCGAAGAGCGCGCAGGAGAAGTCGAGCCGTTCCTTGATGTTGACGGAGTGGGCGGTGTTCTCCAGGCGGACGCCCATCTGCTCGGCGATGGCCATGAAGAGGTTGTGGAAGACCTCCAGGAGGACCGGGTCGACGTCGGTGCCCGCGGCGGTACGCGCGGGGCGCGGGACGGCGCGGGTGAGCAGCAGGTGTCCGGTGTCGGAGGCGGTGGCGCGCCAGCCGGGGTCGACGACGGTGGTGGCGTCGTCCTCGGCGAGGATCGCGGGCCCGTCGACGGTGTCGCCGGGGCGGAGGTCCTCGCGGCGGTGGAGCGGGGTGTCGGTGGCGGTGGCGCCGTCGTGGGTGCGGACGGTGGCACGGGGGACGAGGGGGCCGGTGCGGGCGCCGGCGGGGACGTGGACGGGACCGTGGGGTCCGGCGGCGCCGACGGCCTCGACGGTGACGGCCTCGGCGACGAGCGGCTTGTCCATGGTGAAGCCGTAGCGGGCGCGGTGGTCGGCGGTGAAGGCGGCGGCCATCTCCCCGGCGGGGCCGA
The Streptomyces roseofulvus genome window above contains:
- a CDS encoding hydantoinase B/oxoprolinase family protein, whose amino-acid sequence is MSGRWEFWIDRGGTFTDVVGRRPDGRLVTRKLLSHDPARRQDAAVAGIRLLMGLGPGEPVPADRVAVVKMGTTVATNALLERRGEPTLLLITEGFRDALRIAYQNRPRLFDRHIVLPEAVYARVAEVPERMDARGAVVRPLDEDAVAAALADARRDGLRSAAVVLVHGYRHPDHERRVAAAARAAGFTQVSCSHEVSPLIKLVPRGDTTVVDAYLSPVLRRYVDEVATELAGIRLMFMQSNGGLREAAHFRGKDAVLSGPAGGVVGMARTSAQAGRQRVIGFDMGGTSTDVSHYAGTFERELGSQVAGVRMRAPTMSIHTVAAGGGSVLHYDGRRYRVGPDSAGAVPGPACYRRGGPLTVTDAQVMLGRIQPDHFPAVFGPDGDRPLDADVVRARFTALAEEVGGGRTPEEVAAGFLRIAVLDMANAVKKISVQRGHDITRYALTCFGGAGGQHACAVADALGVDTVLVPPLAGVLSAYGIGLADATALRERSVEAPLDAPGTPARVTGAAAELADRTRAELRADGLPDSAITTHARVLLRYAGTDASLPVDLGPAGEMAAAFTADHRARYGFTMDKPLVAEAVTVEAVGAAGPHGPVHVPAGARTGPLVPRATVRTHDGATATDTPLHRREDLRPGDTVDGPAILAEDDATTVVDPGWRATASDTGHLLLTRAVPRPARTAAGTDVDPVLLEVFHNLFMAIAEQMGVRLENTAHSVNIKERLDFSCALFDADGNLVANAPHIPVHLGSMGETVKEVLRRRADDLRPGDVYAVNDPYHGGTHLPDVTVVTPVFDEEGDELLFLVASRGHHAEIGGITPGSMPAFSRTIDEEGVRFDNWLLVRGGRLREAETRALLTGAPHPSRDPDTNLADLRAQIAANEKGIGELRKAVAEFGLDAVQAYMRHVRANAEESVRRIVARLKDGTHRYETDSGAVIQVAVRVDRERRSAVLDFTGTSPQLPGNANAPTAVVMAAVLYVFRTLVDESIPLNSGCLAPLEIRVPPGSMLAPEPPAATVAGNVETSQAVTGALYAALGVQAEGSGTMNNVTFGDDRVQYYETVASGSGAGDGFDGADAVQTHMTNSRLTDPEILEWRHPVRVDAFAVREGSGGRGRWRGGDGVERRLRFLQPLTVTLLTGHRRVPPYGMAGGAPGALGENLVERADGTVERLDGAATTRVGPGDVLVLRTPGGGGYGTPPEEDGATAP